A section of the Streptomyces sp. Je 1-369 genome encodes:
- a CDS encoding YbjN domain-containing protein, giving the protein MSIDPSSIPNFGGQPEPQQGAGPAGPVVPDQDLVKQLLDQMELKHVVDDEGDLAAPWEEFRTYFMFRGEDDQQVFSVRTFYDRPHQIEQKQQLLESIDDWNRRTLWPKVYSHTHDDGTVRLIGEAQMLIGTGVSLEHFVSSTVSWVRAAIEFDRWLVEQLGLESDVDSAEGETDEKPGDDEA; this is encoded by the coding sequence GTGAGCATCGACCCGTCCTCGATTCCGAATTTCGGGGGACAGCCCGAACCGCAGCAGGGCGCAGGACCGGCGGGCCCCGTCGTCCCCGACCAGGACCTGGTGAAGCAGCTCCTGGACCAGATGGAGCTCAAGCACGTCGTCGACGACGAGGGTGACCTCGCGGCGCCGTGGGAGGAGTTCCGCACGTACTTCATGTTCCGCGGCGAGGACGACCAGCAGGTCTTCTCGGTGCGGACGTTCTACGACCGGCCGCACCAGATCGAGCAGAAGCAGCAGCTTCTCGAGTCGATCGACGACTGGAACCGCCGGACGCTGTGGCCGAAGGTCTACAGCCACACGCACGACGACGGCACGGTCCGCCTCATCGGCGAGGCGCAGATGCTGATCGGCACCGGCGTCTCGCTGGAGCACTTCGTGTCGTCGACCGTCAGCTGGGTGCGCGCCGCGATCGAGTTCGACCGCTGGCTCGTCGAGCAGCTCGGCCTGGAGTCCGACGTGGACTCCGCCGAGGGCGAGACCGACGAGAAGCCGGGCGACGACGAGGCCTGA
- a CDS encoding pyridoxal phosphate-dependent aminotransferase: protein MAAMTSTSGSGRPLLNRRLAEFGTTIFAEMSALAVSTGAINLGQGFPDTDGPEAVREAAVRALRDGRGNQYPPGPGVPELRTAVAEHQLARYALSYDPDREVLVTAGATEAIAASLLALVEPGDEVIALEPYYDSYAASIALAGGTRVPVTLRPADGRFRLDLDELRDAVTDRTRLILLNTPHNPTGTVLTRAELTEIANLAVERDLLVVTDEVYEHLVFDDAEHIPLATFPGMRERTVSIGSAGKTFSFTGWKVGWVTASPELVSAVRSAKQFLTYVASGPFQYAVAEALALPGSYFDDLRADMRAKRDLLSEGLTAAGFDVYRPAGTYFITTDITPLGLAGNDGFAFCRALPERAGVVAIPNAVFYDHRDAGAPFVRFAFCKKTSVLEEAVRRLKSLAG from the coding sequence ATGGCGGCCATGACCTCCACTTCCGGGAGCGGGCGCCCGCTGCTCAATCGCCGCCTCGCCGAGTTCGGTACGACGATCTTCGCCGAGATGTCCGCGCTCGCGGTGTCCACGGGCGCGATCAACCTGGGCCAGGGCTTCCCGGACACCGACGGTCCCGAGGCCGTCCGTGAGGCGGCGGTACGAGCGCTGCGCGACGGCCGCGGCAACCAGTACCCGCCGGGGCCCGGCGTCCCGGAGCTCCGCACGGCGGTCGCCGAGCACCAGCTCGCCCGGTACGCGCTCTCCTACGACCCCGACCGCGAGGTCCTCGTGACGGCGGGCGCGACCGAGGCCATCGCGGCGTCGCTGCTCGCCCTCGTCGAGCCCGGCGACGAGGTCATCGCCCTTGAGCCCTACTACGACTCGTACGCCGCCTCGATCGCCCTAGCGGGCGGCACCCGCGTCCCGGTCACGCTGCGCCCCGCCGACGGCCGCTTCCGCCTCGACCTGGACGAACTGCGCGACGCGGTCACCGACCGCACCCGCCTGATCCTCCTGAACACCCCGCACAACCCGACCGGCACGGTCCTGACCCGCGCCGAGCTCACGGAGATCGCGAACCTCGCGGTCGAGCGCGACCTCCTCGTCGTCACCGACGAGGTCTACGAACACCTCGTCTTCGACGACGCCGAACACATCCCGCTCGCCACGTTCCCCGGCATGCGCGAGCGCACGGTCAGCATCGGCTCGGCGGGCAAGACGTTCTCGTTCACGGGCTGGAAGGTCGGCTGGGTCACCGCGTCGCCGGAGCTGGTCTCGGCGGTCCGCTCGGCCAAGCAGTTCCTCACGTACGTCGCCTCGGGCCCGTTCCAGTACGCCGTGGCCGAGGCGCTCGCCCTGCCCGGCTCCTACTTCGACGACCTCCGCGCGGACATGCGGGCCAAGCGGGACCTCCTGAGCGAGGGCCTGACGGCCGCGGGCTTCGACGTCTACCGCCCGGCCGGCACGTACTTCATCACGACCGACATCACCCCGCTCGGCCTCGCCGGGAACGACGGCTTCGCCTTCTGCCGCGCGCTGCCGGAGCGGGCCGGCGTCGTCGCCATCCCGAACGCGGTCTTCTACGACCACCGGGACGCGGGCGCGCCCTTCGTACGCTTCGCCTTCTGCAAGAAGACGTCCGTCCTGGAGGAGGCGGTGAGGCGCCTCAAATCGCTGGCGGGCTGA
- a CDS encoding DUF2617 family protein, with translation MLTTLKTGYTDTRAADLAWALGREPLPALATLDLELDGARMQLRLLGASHQVLLEEERGGCSETVACIPGSSTPLPLGVSKRVGEWEYEFAARVETLSHGQFAGRAQELLALVAEHPHGLAGVFPGSPHAFTALLAQRHEGSLMWRTWHAYPQEGQLVATRTRVGVRSPVYTHVGDPV, from the coding sequence ATGCTCACGACCCTGAAGACTGGCTATACCGACACGCGCGCCGCGGATCTCGCCTGGGCCCTGGGGCGCGAGCCGCTGCCCGCGCTCGCGACCCTCGACCTCGAACTGGACGGCGCAAGAATGCAGTTGAGGCTCCTCGGGGCCTCGCACCAGGTGCTCCTGGAGGAGGAGCGGGGCGGCTGCTCCGAGACCGTGGCCTGCATCCCCGGCAGCAGTACGCCGCTGCCGCTCGGTGTCTCGAAGCGCGTCGGCGAATGGGAGTACGAATTCGCCGCGCGGGTCGAGACGCTGTCGCACGGTCAGTTCGCGGGCCGCGCGCAGGAGTTGCTCGCCCTGGTCGCCGAGCACCCGCACGGGCTCGCGGGCGTGTTCCCCGGCAGCCCGCACGCGTTCACCGCGCTCCTCGCGCAGCGGCACGAAGGGTCCCTGATGTGGCGTACGTGGCACGCGTACCCGCAGGAGGGCCAACTCGTCGCGACGCGCACGCGGGTGGGGGTGCGCAGTCCTGTTTACACTCATGTGGGGGACCCGGTGTGA
- a CDS encoding polyamine aminopropyltransferase, whose product MIESTVRLPVSPRTGRFLVLAGVFVCAACGLVYELELVALAAYLIGDSVTQASVVLSVMVFAMGIGSLLAKRLRHHASAWFGLLESALALVGGCSAMVLYAAFAWSGGRGELWAGGSRYLLVAFSLAIGILIGAEVPLLMVLIQRIRRQDAGGAVADLFAADYVGALVGGLAFPFLLLPLFGQLTGALFTGSVNAIAGGALVFGLFRRDLSVRARWVLLTVNVVVLSLLASAAVLVDDFERAARRAVYGNDVRVAVQTDVQEVVLTGGRLGSLDLFLDGRLRISGRDEARYHRGLVDPAMRGPHARVLVLGGGDGLAAREVLRHPGVRRVDIVELDTGVVDLARHDPALSELNNHAYRDPRVRVIHADAFRWLRLIRARYDVVISDLPDPGITPSTKLYSQEFYGLATRVLADGGRLAVHAGPLSTRPRVFWTVDATLRAVGLRTVAYRVGGRQSGFAPGPDRTVGGPTAPRDWGFVLASRTRPVLRRAAGSAVVRAGAPAAEPTRQRGLAPSTLMHPRYAN is encoded by the coding sequence GTGATCGAGTCGACGGTGCGCCTGCCGGTCTCGCCCCGGACAGGACGCTTCCTCGTCCTTGCGGGCGTATTCGTCTGCGCTGCCTGCGGGCTCGTCTACGAACTGGAACTCGTCGCCCTCGCGGCGTACTTGATCGGTGACTCGGTCACCCAGGCGTCCGTCGTGCTCTCCGTGATGGTCTTCGCCATGGGCATCGGATCGCTCCTCGCCAAGCGGCTCAGGCACCACGCGTCCGCCTGGTTCGGCCTCCTCGAATCGGCGCTCGCGCTGGTCGGCGGGTGCAGCGCCATGGTGCTGTACGCGGCGTTCGCGTGGTCCGGTGGCAGGGGCGAGCTGTGGGCGGGCGGCTCGCGCTACCTGCTCGTCGCGTTCTCCCTCGCCATCGGCATCCTCATCGGCGCCGAGGTGCCGCTCCTGATGGTGCTCATCCAGCGCATCCGCAGGCAGGACGCGGGCGGCGCGGTCGCCGACCTGTTCGCCGCGGACTACGTGGGCGCGCTGGTCGGCGGGCTCGCCTTCCCGTTCCTGCTCCTGCCGCTGTTCGGGCAGCTCACGGGCGCCCTGTTCACCGGCTCCGTCAACGCGATCGCGGGCGGCGCGCTCGTCTTCGGCCTGTTCCGGCGGGACCTGAGCGTGCGCGCCCGCTGGGTGCTCCTGACCGTCAACGTCGTCGTCCTGTCCCTGCTCGCCTCCGCCGCCGTGCTCGTCGACGACTTCGAGCGGGCCGCCCGGCGCGCCGTGTACGGCAACGACGTGCGGGTCGCCGTACAGACCGACGTCCAGGAAGTCGTCCTCACCGGCGGGCGGCTCGGCTCCCTCGACCTCTTCCTCGACGGCCGCCTGCGCATCAGTGGACGCGACGAGGCGCGCTACCACCGGGGCCTCGTCGACCCCGCGATGCGCGGGCCCCACGCGCGCGTGCTGGTCCTCGGCGGCGGCGACGGTCTCGCGGCACGCGAGGTCCTGCGCCATCCGGGGGTGCGCCGCGTCGACATCGTCGAGCTGGACACGGGCGTCGTCGACCTCGCGCGGCACGACCCCGCCCTCAGCGAGCTCAACAACCACGCCTACCGCGACCCGCGCGTCCGCGTGATCCACGCCGACGCGTTCCGCTGGCTGCGCCTCATCCGCGCGCGGTACGACGTGGTGATCTCCGACCTGCCCGACCCCGGCATCACACCCAGCACGAAGCTGTACTCCCAGGAGTTCTACGGCCTGGCCACCCGCGTCCTCGCCGACGGCGGCCGCCTCGCCGTCCACGCGGGCCCCCTGTCGACCAGGCCCCGCGTCTTCTGGACGGTCGACGCGACGCTGCGCGCGGTGGGGCTGCGCACCGTGGCGTACCGCGTGGGCGGCAGGCAGTCCGGGTTCGCCCCCGGGCCCGACCGCACGGTGGGCGGGCCCACGGCGCCCCGCGACTGGGGCTTCGTGCTGGCCTCGCGGACCCGTCCGGTCCTGCGCAGGGCGGCAGGGTCGGCGGTGGTGCGTGCCGGGGCGCCCGCGGCCGAGCCGACGCGGCAGCGGGGTCTCGCGCCGTCCACCCTGATGCATCCGCGTTACGCGAACTGA
- a CDS encoding SRPBCC family protein, whose translation MEHEVFVPVSAERLRQVLADPERVAGAVPGLQRDVGGEGETAGPLSGRLKVRVDGHSITYRGSGRTDARKDGTYALEAEGEEVRGSGSVKFTLTVRLEPATEGTNLVFGGSASADGRITEGSPQAVESAVHRLLERFAEALGAGAPPDTAPEEPEEPATHTVTVFQTDVPPPSLDPLSDADDVDDVDDVDDVDDDGISLDDTNVLDDADDIEDLETIEDLEDLETIGVPPAEAAHARRTMIGRSAEEVDHAPPRGRYAPAPAPESLAANATLRWAAPAAALALASAIVVGRALRRRR comes from the coding sequence ATGGAGCATGAGGTGTTCGTCCCGGTCTCCGCAGAGCGGCTCCGGCAGGTCCTGGCCGACCCCGAGAGGGTCGCCGGGGCGGTGCCGGGGCTCCAGCGTGACGTGGGGGGCGAGGGGGAGACGGCGGGGCCGCTCTCCGGGCGCCTCAAAGTGCGTGTCGACGGGCACTCCATCACCTACCGCGGCTCGGGGCGGACCGACGCCCGCAAGGACGGGACGTACGCGCTGGAGGCCGAGGGCGAGGAAGTGCGCGGTTCCGGCTCCGTGAAGTTCACGCTGACCGTGCGGCTCGAACCGGCCACCGAGGGCACGAACCTCGTGTTCGGCGGGAGCGCGAGCGCCGACGGGCGGATCACGGAGGGTTCTCCACAGGCTGTGGAATCCGCGGTGCACCGGCTCCTGGAGCGGTTCGCCGAGGCACTCGGGGCGGGGGCACCGCCCGACACGGCGCCCGAGGAGCCGGAGGAGCCCGCGACCCACACGGTGACCGTGTTCCAGACGGACGTACCGCCGCCGTCCCTGGACCCGCTGAGCGACGCCGACGATGTCGATGACGTTGACGACGTCGATGACGTCGATGACGACGGCATCAGCCTCGACGACACCAACGTCCTGGACGATGCCGACGACATCGAGGACCTGGAGACCATCGAGGATCTCGAGGACCTGGAGACGATCGGCGTACCGCCCGCCGAGGCCGCGCACGCCCGCCGCACCATGATCGGCCGCAGCGCGGAGGAGGTCGACCACGCCCCGCCCCGCGGCCGGTACGCACCCGCGCCCGCCCCCGAGTCCCTCGCCGCCAACGCCACGCTCCGCTGGGCCGCACCCGCCGCCGCCCTCGCCCTCGCGTCGGCGATCGTCGTCGGCCGGGCCCTGCGCCGCCGCCGCTGA
- the pyrE gene encoding orotate phosphoribosyltransferase, with protein sequence MTDVRGELLQQIKDKAVVHGKVTLSSGLEADYYIDLRRITLDGEAAPLVGQVLLDLTADLDFDAVGGLTMGADPVAGAMLHASAARGKRLDAFVVRKAAKAHGMQRRVEGPDIKGRRVLVVEDTSTTGGSPLTAVEAVREAGAEVVGVATIVDRATGAGEKITEGAGVPYLFAYSKDDLGLD encoded by the coding sequence ATGACTGACGTACGCGGCGAGCTGCTGCAGCAGATCAAGGACAAGGCCGTCGTGCACGGCAAGGTGACGCTCTCCTCCGGCCTGGAGGCCGACTACTACATCGACCTCCGCCGGATCACCCTCGACGGCGAGGCCGCCCCGCTGGTCGGCCAGGTTCTCCTGGACCTCACCGCCGACCTGGACTTCGACGCCGTCGGTGGTCTGACCATGGGCGCCGACCCGGTGGCAGGCGCGATGCTGCACGCGTCCGCCGCCCGCGGCAAGCGCCTGGACGCGTTCGTCGTCCGCAAGGCCGCCAAGGCGCACGGCATGCAGCGCCGCGTCGAGGGCCCCGACATCAAGGGCCGCCGCGTCCTGGTCGTCGAGGACACCTCCACCACCGGCGGCTCGCCGCTGACCGCCGTCGAAGCCGTCCGCGAGGCGGGCGCCGAGGTCGTCGGCGTCGCCACGATCGTGGACCGGGCCACCGGCGCGGGCGAGAAGATCACCGAGGGCGCGGGCGTGCCCTACCTCTTCGCGTACTCGAAGGACGACCTCGGCCTGGACTGA
- the fbaA gene encoding class II fructose-bisphosphate aldolase, which produces MPIATPEVYAEMLDRAKAGKFAYPAINVTSSQTLHAALRGFAEAESDGIIQISTGGAEFLGGQHNKDMVTGAVALAEFAHIVAAKYDITVALHTDHCPKDKLDTYVRPLIDVSAERVKAGRNPLFQSHMWDGSAETLADNLAIGQELLAKAAAAKIILEVEITPTGGEEDGVTHEINDELYTTVDDALRTAEALGLGEKGRYLLAASFGNVHGVYKPGNVVLRPELLKDLQEGVGAKYGKAAGSQPFDFVFHGGSGSTAEEIATALENGVVKMNLDTDTQYAFTRPVADHMFRNYDGVLKVDGEVGSKKTYDPRTWGKAAEAGMAKRVTEACENLRSTGTKLK; this is translated from the coding sequence ATGCCCATCGCAACCCCCGAGGTCTACGCCGAGATGCTCGACCGGGCGAAGGCAGGCAAGTTCGCCTACCCGGCGATCAACGTGACGTCCTCGCAGACCCTGCACGCGGCCCTGCGCGGCTTCGCCGAGGCCGAGAGCGACGGCATCATCCAGATCTCCACCGGTGGTGCGGAGTTCCTGGGCGGCCAGCACAACAAGGACATGGTGACCGGCGCCGTCGCGCTCGCCGAGTTCGCGCACATCGTCGCCGCGAAGTACGACATCACGGTCGCGCTGCACACCGACCACTGCCCCAAGGACAAGCTGGACACGTACGTCCGCCCGCTGATCGACGTCTCCGCCGAGCGCGTCAAGGCCGGCCGGAACCCGCTGTTCCAGTCGCACATGTGGGACGGTTCCGCCGAGACCCTCGCCGACAACTTGGCCATCGGCCAGGAACTGCTCGCGAAGGCCGCCGCCGCGAAGATCATCCTTGAGGTCGAGATCACCCCGACCGGTGGCGAGGAGGACGGCGTCACGCACGAGATCAACGACGAGCTGTACACGACGGTCGACGACGCGCTGCGTACGGCGGAGGCCCTCGGCCTCGGCGAGAAGGGGCGCTACCTGCTCGCCGCGTCCTTCGGCAACGTCCACGGCGTCTACAAGCCGGGCAACGTCGTCCTGCGCCCCGAGCTCCTCAAGGACCTCCAGGAGGGCGTCGGCGCGAAGTACGGCAAGGCCGCGGGCTCGCAGCCGTTCGACTTCGTCTTCCACGGCGGCTCCGGCTCGACCGCCGAGGAGATCGCGACTGCGCTGGAGAACGGCGTCGTGAAGATGAACCTCGACACCGACACGCAGTACGCGTTCACGCGTCCGGTCGCGGACCACATGTTCCGCAACTACGACGGCGTCCTGAAGGTCGACGGCGAGGTCGGCTCGAAGAAGACGTACGACCCGCGCACCTGGGGCAAGGCCGCCGAGGCGGGCATGGCCAAGCGTGTCACCGAGGCGTGCGAGAACCTGCGCTCCACGGGCACGAAGCTGAAGTAG
- a CDS encoding DUF3151 domain-containing protein — protein sequence MAIHKDLLGGPPPTHLPDEPEPRELLANGAAPADVAAKHPTSSLAWAQLADEAYERGSVVESYAYARTGYHRGLDSLRRSGWKGHGPVPWEHEPNRGFLRALHALARAAQSIGEQEEYERCAGFLRDSSETAAKTLG from the coding sequence ATGGCCATTCACAAGGATCTGCTCGGGGGACCGCCCCCGACCCACCTGCCCGACGAACCCGAGCCGCGCGAGCTGCTCGCGAACGGCGCGGCACCCGCCGACGTCGCCGCGAAGCACCCGACGTCCTCGCTCGCCTGGGCGCAGCTCGCCGACGAGGCGTACGAGCGGGGCAGCGTCGTCGAGTCGTACGCGTACGCCCGCACGGGCTACCACCGCGGTCTGGACTCCCTGCGCCGCAGTGGCTGGAAGGGCCACGGCCCGGTGCCGTGGGAGCACGAGCCCAACCGCGGCTTCCTGCGCGCGCTGCACGCCCTGGCGCGGGCGGCGCAGTCGATCGGCGAGCAGGAGGAGTACGAGCGCTGCGCGGGCTTCCTCCGCGACTCCTCGGAGACGGCGGCGAAGACGCTCGGCTGA
- a CDS encoding NADH:flavin oxidoreductase produces MDATETTTSRAARLLGRPFDINGLSLRNRIAMAPMTREFSPDGVPGADVAEYYARRAAGGVGLIVTEGTYVDHDSAGGSHRIPLFHGEAPLAGWQRVAEAVHAAGGKIVPQLWHIGAVRNEGDGPFPDAPPTGPSGLNLDGEPKGHALTSADIDEIIAAFARAAADAERNGFDGVELHGAHGYLIDQFFWNRTNRRTDGYGGDIASRARFAAEIVEAVRAAVSPSFPVIFRLSQWKANAYDEKLAADPAELDALIAPLATAGVDAFHASTRRYWLPEFDGADLNLAGWIKKLTGRATLSVGSVGLDKQFTTAETFSTETTSAAGIDLLLDRMEREEFDVIAVGRALIADPEWANKALTDRLGEATPYDAGMLRTLA; encoded by the coding sequence ATGGATGCCACGGAAACCACCACCTCGCGCGCCGCCCGACTCCTCGGCCGCCCCTTCGACATCAACGGCCTCAGCCTGCGCAACCGCATCGCCATGGCCCCCATGACCCGTGAGTTCTCCCCGGACGGCGTGCCCGGCGCCGACGTGGCCGAGTACTACGCGCGCCGCGCCGCGGGCGGCGTCGGCCTGATCGTCACCGAGGGCACGTACGTCGACCACGACTCCGCGGGTGGCAGCCACCGCATCCCGCTCTTCCACGGCGAGGCCCCCCTCGCGGGCTGGCAGCGCGTCGCCGAGGCCGTGCACGCGGCGGGCGGCAAGATCGTCCCGCAGCTGTGGCACATCGGCGCGGTCCGCAACGAGGGCGACGGGCCCTTCCCGGACGCGCCCCCGACCGGCCCCTCGGGCCTGAACCTGGACGGCGAGCCGAAGGGCCACGCGCTGACGTCCGCCGACATCGACGAGATCATCGCCGCCTTCGCGCGCGCGGCGGCCGACGCCGAGCGGAACGGCTTCGACGGCGTCGAACTGCACGGCGCGCACGGCTACCTGATCGACCAGTTCTTCTGGAACCGCACCAACCGCCGCACCGACGGCTACGGCGGCGACATCGCTTCCCGCGCCCGTTTCGCGGCCGAGATCGTCGAGGCGGTGCGAGCGGCGGTCTCGCCCTCGTTCCCCGTGATCTTCCGGCTCTCCCAGTGGAAGGCGAACGCCTACGACGAGAAGCTGGCCGCGGACCCGGCCGAACTGGATGCTTTGATCGCCCCGTTGGCGACCGCGGGCGTCGACGCCTTCCACGCCTCCACGCGCCGCTACTGGCTCCCCGAGTTCGACGGCGCCGACCTGAACCTCGCGGGCTGGATCAAGAAGCTCACCGGCAGGGCCACGCTGTCCGTCGGCTCGGTCGGCCTCGACAAGCAGTTCACGACCGCGGAGACGTTCTCCACGGAGACCACGTCGGCCGCCGGCATCGACCTGCTCCTCGACCGCATGGAGCGGGAAGAGTTCGACGTCATCGCGGTGGGCCGCGCGCTGATCGCGGACCCGGAGTGGGCGAACAAGGCGCTCACGGACCGGCTCGGCGAGGCGACCCCCTACGACGCGGGGATGCTGCGCACGCTGGCCTGA
- a CDS encoding CGNR zinc finger domain-containing protein, whose protein sequence is MNWPATERFRLTPAPGGLALVQDLLNTAPAGRPDSVDLLADGALDRAQEWADPAVRGWAAETGRGDVRLTLSAEDLSELRCLRDQVRRALAAGDCGGDAVRFTSAPVVVGLAGDGTLTLEPEGAGARWLASAVLAEGLLAQASGTWRRLKICRNPSCSAAFYDRSRNNSGVWHSVRGCGNAAHLRACRERRRGHTGAEQGAGQGAGQDSKESGVIA, encoded by the coding sequence ATGAACTGGCCCGCGACCGAGCGCTTCCGTCTGACCCCCGCGCCCGGCGGCCTCGCCCTTGTCCAGGACCTCCTGAACACCGCGCCCGCCGGCCGCCCCGACTCCGTCGACCTGCTCGCCGACGGGGCGCTCGACCGCGCCCAGGAGTGGGCCGACCCCGCCGTGCGCGGCTGGGCCGCGGAGACGGGGCGCGGTGACGTGCGCCTGACGCTGTCCGCCGAGGACCTGTCCGAGCTGCGTTGCCTGCGCGACCAGGTGCGGCGCGCGCTCGCCGCGGGCGACTGCGGCGGCGACGCGGTGCGGTTCACCTCCGCGCCGGTCGTCGTCGGGCTCGCGGGCGACGGCACGCTCACCCTGGAGCCGGAGGGCGCGGGTGCGCGCTGGCTGGCGTCCGCGGTGCTCGCCGAGGGGCTGCTCGCCCAGGCGTCGGGCACCTGGCGCCGCCTGAAGATCTGCCGCAACCCGTCCTGTTCCGCCGCGTTCTACGACCGCTCGCGCAACAACAGCGGCGTCTGGCACTCGGTCCGCGGCTGCGGGAACGCCGCCCATCTGCGCGCCTGCCGGGAGCGGCGCCGCGGACACACGGGTGCGGAGCAAGGCGCCGGTCAAGGTGCCGGGCAGGATTCAAAGGAAAGTGGTGTCATCGCTTAG
- a CDS encoding tryptophan 2,3-dioxygenase family protein, producing the protein MSPKTHEASPEERAASGEAGEAESPNLDFAGTTPYEDYVQADVLTHLQHLRSDDPGEMVFLVTTQVMELWFTVIVHEWETAAHALRRDDIPTAVAALKRSLRELEALNASWRPLAQLTPAQFNSYRGALGEGSGFQSAMYRRMEFLLGDKSASMLVPHRGAPRVHAELEKALHEPSLYDEVLGLLARRGHAIPASVLDRDLSKRYEPSPEVEAVWTELYSGDESGDLARLGETLTDVGELVWRWRNDHLVATRRAMGSKTGTGGSAGVAWLEKRATKNVFPELWTARSHV; encoded by the coding sequence ATGTCCCCCAAGACGCATGAGGCATCCCCCGAGGAGCGCGCGGCGTCCGGCGAGGCAGGCGAGGCGGAGAGCCCGAACCTCGACTTCGCAGGCACCACCCCCTACGAGGACTACGTGCAGGCGGACGTTCTCACCCACCTGCAGCACCTGCGCTCGGACGACCCCGGCGAGATGGTCTTCCTGGTCACCACCCAGGTCATGGAGCTGTGGTTCACGGTGATCGTCCACGAGTGGGAGACCGCGGCGCACGCCCTGCGCCGCGACGACATCCCCACGGCGGTGGCCGCGCTCAAGCGCAGCCTGCGCGAGCTGGAGGCCCTGAACGCCTCCTGGCGCCCGCTCGCCCAGCTCACCCCCGCCCAGTTCAACTCCTACCGCGGCGCGCTCGGCGAGGGCTCGGGCTTCCAGTCCGCGATGTACCGCCGCATGGAGTTCCTGCTCGGCGACAAGTCCGCGTCCATGCTCGTCCCGCACCGCGGCGCGCCCCGCGTCCACGCGGAGCTGGAGAAGGCCCTGCACGAGCCGAGCCTGTACGACGAGGTGCTCGGCCTCCTCGCCCGGCGCGGTCACGCGATACCGGCGTCCGTCCTCGATCGCGACCTCTCCAAGCGCTACGAGCCGTCACCGGAGGTCGAGGCCGTCTGGACCGAGCTCTACTCCGGTGACGAGAGCGGCGACCTGGCCCGTCTCGGCGAGACGCTCACCGACGTCGGCGAGCTGGTCTGGCGCTGGCGCAACGACCACCTCGTCGCCACCCGCCGCGCCATGGGCTCCAAGACGGGCACGGGCGGCTCGGCGGGCGTCGCCTGGCTGGAGAAGCGCGCCACGAAGAACGTCTTCCCCGAGCTGTGGACTGCGAGGAGCCATGTCTGA